The Carnobacterium sp. 17-4 genome has a window encoding:
- a CDS encoding pyruvate carboxylase — MKKVLVANRGEIAIRIFRALTELSIETVAVYAQEDEGSVHRFKADEAYLVGKGKKPIDAYLDIEDLIRIAKDSEADAIHPGYGFLSENIDFARRCEEEGIIFIGPKLHHLDIFGDKIKAKEAAIAAGIQSIPGSDGPVADLEGVKEFGNLYGYPIIIKAALGGGGRGMRVANSEADVKDSFERAQSEARAAFGSDEIYVERYIQDPKHIEVQILGDTHGNIVHLYERDCSVQRRHQKVVEVAPCVSISEELRAEMCLSAVQLMEHVGYVNAGTVEFLLEGENFYFIEVNPRVQVEHTITEMITGIDIVQAQILIAQGKDLHKDIQIPQQKDIPLIGAAIQCRITTEDPMNNFLPDTGKINTYRSPGGFGIRLDAGNGFQGTVVTPFFDSLLVKACVHATTFELAVQKMARSLKEFRIRGVKTNIPFMQNVISHPVFLSGEAKTTFIDTTPELFKFSKVRDRGNKTMHYIGNITVNGFPGIEQREKKFFEPARKPAKLLTLDNDYVSAKNVLDNSGADAVVEWIKNKNEVLLTDTTFRDAHQSLLATRVRTQDFLNIAEETQKGIPQLFSSEMWGGATFDVAYRFLNEDPWERLEKLRKKMPDTLFQMLFRGSNAVGYQNYPDNVIEAFIQQAAKNGIDVFRIFDSLNWIQQMEKSIQSVRDAGKIAEATICYTGDINDPKRDKYTVDYYKDMAKELENQGAHIIAVKDMSGILMPQAAYRLISELKETVNVPIHLHTHDTSGNGIFTYAAAVKAGVDIVDVAMSAMSGATSQPSMNSLYYALLNADRAPDITIENVQQINHYWEDIRAHYSDFEVGISAPSTEVYQHEMPGGQYTNLQQQAKAIGLAEQWDEVKVMYATVNRMFGDIVKVTPSSKVVGDMALFMIQNKLSEEDVYEKGMDIDFPESVISFFMGDLGQPTGGFPKELQRIVLKGKEPITVRPGSLAAPVDFNEVKKELAEKIQAEPTQEDVLSYIMYPQVFLDYRNNLETFGEVTLLDTMTFFHGMRTGESIEVQIEKGKTLIIKLNQIGEPNSEGMRILYFDLNGQGREVVVKDYSITSTKAVRKKAEPTNKEHIGATMPGSVLEVLVQKGDRVVQGQPIIITEAMKMETTIKANVEGIIDQIYVADEDVIETGDLLIEVKAN, encoded by the coding sequence ATGAAAAAAGTATTAGTAGCAAATCGCGGTGAAATAGCCATTCGTATTTTTAGAGCTCTAACAGAGTTATCTATTGAAACAGTAGCTGTTTATGCACAAGAAGACGAGGGATCTGTTCATCGTTTTAAAGCTGATGAAGCTTATTTAGTAGGAAAAGGAAAAAAACCTATCGATGCTTATTTAGATATTGAAGACTTGATTCGTATCGCTAAAGATTCGGAAGCAGATGCCATTCATCCGGGATACGGTTTTTTATCTGAAAATATTGATTTTGCTAGACGTTGTGAAGAAGAAGGAATCATTTTTATTGGACCTAAACTACACCATTTAGATATTTTTGGAGATAAGATAAAAGCAAAAGAAGCTGCAATCGCGGCGGGTATTCAGTCTATTCCAGGATCAGATGGTCCAGTTGCGGATTTAGAAGGCGTAAAAGAGTTCGGAAACCTATATGGATATCCAATTATTATTAAAGCTGCTCTTGGTGGAGGCGGACGTGGAATGCGTGTAGCCAATAGCGAAGCAGATGTAAAAGATAGTTTTGAACGTGCACAAAGTGAAGCTAGAGCAGCATTTGGTAGCGACGAGATTTATGTAGAGCGTTATATCCAAGATCCAAAACACATCGAAGTACAAATTTTAGGGGATACTCATGGAAATATCGTTCATTTATATGAAAGAGATTGCTCTGTTCAACGTCGTCACCAAAAAGTTGTAGAAGTTGCACCGTGTGTGTCTATTTCAGAAGAGTTGAGAGCTGAAATGTGTCTATCTGCTGTTCAATTGATGGAACATGTTGGTTATGTAAATGCTGGGACAGTTGAATTCTTATTAGAAGGCGAGAATTTTTACTTTATCGAAGTAAATCCTCGTGTACAAGTTGAACATACCATAACTGAAATGATTACTGGTATAGATATTGTTCAAGCTCAAATTCTAATTGCTCAAGGGAAAGATTTGCACAAAGATATTCAGATTCCACAACAAAAAGATATTCCGTTGATTGGTGCTGCCATTCAATGCCGTATCACTACTGAAGATCCAATGAATAATTTCTTGCCTGATACAGGTAAAATCAATACTTACCGTTCTCCAGGTGGATTTGGTATTCGTCTTGATGCAGGAAATGGATTCCAAGGAACTGTAGTTACACCTTTCTTTGATTCATTGTTGGTTAAAGCTTGTGTCCATGCCACAACATTTGAGTTGGCGGTACAAAAAATGGCTCGCTCGTTAAAAGAGTTTCGTATACGAGGAGTAAAAACTAACATTCCCTTTATGCAAAACGTTATTTCACATCCAGTTTTTCTATCTGGTGAAGCTAAAACAACGTTCATTGATACTACACCTGAATTGTTTAAATTTTCAAAAGTTAGAGACCGTGGAAATAAAACGATGCATTATATCGGAAACATTACGGTCAATGGATTTCCTGGCATTGAACAAAGAGAGAAAAAATTCTTTGAACCTGCAAGAAAGCCTGCAAAATTACTAACATTAGATAATGACTATGTAAGTGCAAAAAATGTCCTAGACAATAGTGGTGCCGATGCTGTGGTAGAATGGATCAAAAATAAAAATGAAGTGTTGCTGACAGATACAACTTTTAGAGATGCACACCAAAGTTTATTAGCTACTCGCGTGAGAACACAAGACTTCTTAAATATTGCTGAAGAAACTCAAAAAGGTATTCCACAGTTATTTTCTTCTGAAATGTGGGGAGGAGCTACATTTGACGTAGCTTATCGCTTTTTGAATGAAGACCCTTGGGAAAGATTAGAGAAATTACGTAAAAAAATGCCAGATACATTATTCCAGATGTTATTTAGAGGCTCTAATGCTGTAGGATATCAAAATTATCCGGATAATGTTATTGAAGCATTTATTCAGCAAGCGGCTAAAAATGGTATTGATGTGTTCCGTATTTTTGATAGTTTGAACTGGATCCAACAAATGGAAAAGAGCATTCAAAGTGTACGTGATGCTGGTAAAATTGCAGAAGCAACTATTTGTTATACTGGAGATATCAATGATCCGAAGAGAGATAAATATACAGTCGACTACTATAAAGATATGGCTAAAGAATTAGAAAACCAAGGTGCACACATTATTGCCGTTAAAGATATGTCTGGCATATTGATGCCGCAAGCTGCTTATCGCTTAATTAGTGAATTAAAGGAAACAGTAAATGTTCCAATTCACTTGCATACACACGATACAAGCGGTAATGGGATCTTTACCTATGCTGCAGCTGTAAAAGCTGGTGTGGACATTGTGGATGTGGCTATGAGCGCAATGAGTGGAGCGACTAGTCAACCAAGTATGAACAGTCTGTATTATGCGTTGTTAAATGCAGATAGAGCTCCTGATATTACTATTGAGAACGTGCAACAAATTAATCATTATTGGGAAGATATTCGTGCACATTATAGTGACTTTGAAGTAGGGATCAGCGCACCTTCTACCGAAGTGTATCAACATGAGATGCCAGGTGGACAATACACCAATTTGCAACAACAAGCTAAAGCAATTGGATTAGCTGAGCAATGGGATGAAGTCAAAGTAATGTATGCAACAGTTAACCGAATGTTTGGAGACATTGTAAAAGTAACACCTTCATCAAAAGTAGTTGGAGATATGGCTTTATTTATGATACAAAATAAATTATCTGAAGAAGATGTATATGAAAAAGGAATGGATATCGATTTTCCTGAGTCTGTTATCAGTTTCTTTATGGGGGATTTAGGACAACCGACTGGTGGTTTCCCTAAAGAACTTCAACGTATTGTGTTAAAAGGCAAAGAGCCAATTACCGTTCGCCCAGGTAGCTTAGCAGCACCAGTTGATTTTAACGAAGTCAAAAAAGAGCTAGCTGAAAAAATTCAAGCAGAGCCTACTCAAGAAGATGTTCTTAGCTACATTATGTACCCTCAAGTATTTTTAGATTACCGTAATAATCTAGAAACTTTTGGAGAAGTAACTCTTTTAGATACGATGACATTCTTCCATGGTATGCGAACTGGAGAATCTATCGAAGTTCAGATTGAAAAAGGGAAAACATTGATTATAAAATTAAATCAAATAGGTGAACCCAATTCTGAAGGGATGCGTATTTTATACTTTGATCTAAACGGTCAAGGAAGAGAAGTAGTTGTAAAAGATTACAGCATCACAAGTACAAAAGCTGTACGTAAAAAAGCAGAACCTACAAATAAAGAGCATATTGGAGCTACTATGCCAGGATCTGTACTTGAAGTATTGGTACAAAAGGGTGATCGTGTAGTTCAAGGCCAGCCTATTATTATCACAGAAGCAATGAAAATGGAAACAACGATTAAAGCCAATGTCGAAGGTATAATTGATCAGATTTATGTTGCAGATGAGGATGTTATTGAAACAGGAGATTTACTAATTGAAGTGAAAGCTAACTAG
- a CDS encoding CAP-associated domain-containing protein, with the protein MKTFLRSLPLIFIMLLATYWLPEVISRNPADIITPKEESEIIQSESFDYQTTDLEPEKLPVAGLGSYVGQKIENFTEKFGNPKRIDPTVYEEESWIFGKDETDYAQLIVKNGIITDLFVLGSELDVAPFKIGMSITEVFQLASFYPTYSVENQGEQLTLELTESDLNYRPLIAFDNQTFAVLMMDRSTNQIIAVRYLDSPSLIRLGVYDDGSKKHLIPSFEVDEIRQDAINEANQKQAYEILNILRQRYELSALTPSDALTGVAETIFTNQGEQIIADRQADKESSFSETETSDNAIKNQNSSIETFILDDNSDSIDEQTNQPYQTLTSEQIERTLQETELELNEVRVLYSIQETDVAWLATNWFSLEIERNFLMDASMTEIGLFYRANDMLLILH; encoded by the coding sequence GTGAAGACATTTTTAAGATCTTTGCCGCTGATTTTCATTATGCTTCTGGCTACTTATTGGTTGCCGGAAGTCATTTCAAGAAATCCGGCAGACATCATCACGCCAAAAGAAGAAAGTGAAATTATTCAATCTGAATCTTTTGATTATCAAACAACAGATTTAGAGCCTGAAAAGCTTCCGGTTGCAGGTTTAGGCAGTTATGTCGGTCAAAAAATTGAAAATTTCACCGAAAAATTTGGCAATCCAAAGCGAATCGATCCAACTGTTTATGAAGAAGAGAGTTGGATATTTGGAAAAGATGAAACAGATTATGCACAGTTAATAGTAAAAAATGGCATAATCACAGACTTATTTGTATTGGGGTCTGAATTAGATGTAGCTCCATTTAAAATTGGCATGTCCATTACTGAGGTATTTCAATTGGCAAGTTTTTATCCAACTTATTCTGTAGAGAATCAAGGGGAACAACTTACCTTAGAATTAACAGAAAGTGATTTAAACTACCGCCCTTTAATTGCTTTTGACAACCAAACATTTGCTGTATTAATGATGGATCGTTCAACAAATCAAATTATTGCTGTTCGTTATCTAGACTCACCATCGCTGATTCGTTTGGGAGTTTATGATGATGGTTCAAAAAAACACTTAATTCCCTCTTTTGAGGTAGATGAAATAAGACAAGATGCCATTAACGAAGCTAATCAAAAACAAGCGTATGAGATATTAAATATCTTACGACAACGATATGAACTTTCTGCGCTAACTCCGAGTGATGCTTTAACTGGAGTAGCTGAAACTATTTTTACAAATCAAGGAGAACAAATTATTGCAGATCGTCAAGCCGATAAGGAAAGTAGTTTTTCAGAAACGGAAACCTCCGACAATGCAATTAAGAATCAAAATTCTTCCATTGAAACGTTTATTTTGGATGACAACTCTGACTCTATTGATGAACAGACAAATCAACCCTATCAAACATTAACAAGTGAGCAAATAGAGCGTACCTTACAAGAAACCGAGCTGGAGTTAAATGAAGTCCGAGTGCTGTATTCGATTCAAGAAACAGATGTCGCATGGCTTGCAACCAATTGGTTCAGTCTTGAAATTGAACGAAATTTCTTAATGGATGCTAGTATGACAGAAATAGGATTATTTTATCGTGCTAATGATATGTTGCTTATCCTCCATTAA
- a CDS encoding YlbG family protein, which produces MELTTNERQGIIVWVYSLRHFKTLKRFGLIHYASRRMKYVVMYINQSDVEMTQKKLADLHFVRKVELSYRPFINLDFKDFFGKEKRDATKEQIEEKGSRETVF; this is translated from the coding sequence ATGGAATTAACCACAAATGAGAGACAAGGAATCATTGTTTGGGTTTATAGTTTAAGACATTTTAAAACACTTAAGCGTTTTGGGTTGATTCATTATGCTTCTAGACGAATGAAATATGTTGTGATGTACATCAATCAATCTGACGTAGAAATGACGCAAAAAAAATTAGCTGACTTACATTTTGTTCGAAAAGTAGAGTTATCCTATAGACCGTTTATTAATTTAGATTTTAAAGATTTTTTTGGAAAAGAAAAAAGAGACGCTACTAAAGAACAAATAGAAGAAAAAGGGTCTAGAGAGACTGTATTCTAA
- the rsmD gene encoding 16S rRNA (guanine(966)-N(2))-methyltransferase RsmD, with product MRIITGEYGGRKLKAVPGNNTRPTTDKVKESIFNIIGPYFDGGNCLDLFAGSGGLAIEAVSRGMDSAVLIDRDSLAIKTIKENISVTKELEKFEIYRNDANRAIDLLRGKKKFDLLFLDPPYAKQEIEKQIEKIVDSDLLNDEAIIICELDKRTELNETIGAAKVFRKEFYGASQIVMYEYTKEMGKVND from the coding sequence ATGCGTATCATTACAGGAGAATATGGAGGCAGAAAATTAAAAGCTGTCCCAGGTAACAATACAAGACCCACAACAGATAAAGTAAAAGAATCTATCTTCAATATCATAGGACCTTATTTTGACGGTGGAAATTGTTTAGATTTATTCGCTGGAAGTGGAGGATTAGCTATTGAAGCAGTTTCCCGCGGTATGGATAGTGCCGTATTAATTGACCGAGATTCTCTAGCCATCAAAACGATAAAAGAAAATATTAGCGTAACAAAGGAATTAGAAAAATTTGAGATTTATCGAAATGACGCCAATCGAGCAATTGATTTATTAAGAGGGAAGAAAAAATTTGACCTCTTATTCTTAGACCCTCCTTATGCTAAGCAAGAGATTGAAAAACAAATTGAAAAAATAGTCGATTCTGATTTATTGAATGACGAAGCCATTATAATTTGTGAGCTGGATAAGCGGACTGAATTAAATGAAACTATTGGTGCAGCAAAAGTCTTTAGAAAAGAATTCTATGGGGCGAGCCAAATTGTTATGTATGAATACACTAAGGAAATGGGGAAGGTAAATGACTAA
- the coaD gene encoding pantetheine-phosphate adenylyltransferase encodes MTKIALFPGSFDPFTNGHLDTVERTSKLFDQVVIAVATNTSKNALFSLEEKMTFIKQAIEHIENVRVTEHSGGLTVELAKKIGAVTLVRGLRNNADFEYESTIATMNKIQHKDIETVFLMSNEKYRFLSSSLIKEVAMFGGDVSSLVPVGVNEAIKKKYAKIK; translated from the coding sequence ATGACTAAAATCGCTTTGTTTCCTGGAAGTTTCGATCCATTTACTAATGGCCATCTCGATACAGTTGAAAGAACCTCAAAATTATTTGATCAAGTTGTCATTGCTGTTGCGACTAATACGTCTAAAAATGCTTTATTCTCTCTAGAAGAAAAAATGACATTTATTAAACAGGCTATCGAACATATTGAAAATGTAAGGGTTACGGAGCATAGTGGCGGACTGACAGTTGAACTAGCAAAAAAAATCGGTGCAGTCACTTTAGTAAGAGGATTAAGGAATAATGCTGATTTTGAGTATGAATCTACAATTGCAACAATGAATAAAATTCAGCATAAAGATATTGAAACTGTTTTTTTAATGTCAAATGAGAAGTACCGATTTTTAAGCTCAAGCTTAATTAAAGAAGTGGCGATGTTTGGTGGCGATGTTTCCAGTCTCGTTCCAGTTGGAGTTAATGAAGCTATTAAAAAAAAGTATGCTAAAATAAAATAA
- a CDS encoding SepM family pheromone-processing serine protease, protein MNAKEKKSRKGLLVALIIIILAGIFVPIPYYIEGPGSAVQLNELVEVDNKKDPEDGHFMLTTVAVRRATPFTYFMKYLPFHEGLTTEELFGTNTSDAEYTNLQNYYMTSSINSAIEQAYEAAGEEYQLTYNGVYIMSILEGSDFEGKLEIGDTILSLDGQSFDSSAEFIEYVQQQKVGQVIEVTYERNGEQQTISGKLMEMEETKKAGLGISLVDNTSIETDIPVSIDAGEIGGPSAGFMFALQIYTQLIDEDLRKGNEIAGTGTMQPDGTIGRIGGIDKKVVAASEEGATIFFAPDDTIDPVIQENYPEMKSNYQEALDAAKEIDTDMKIVPVKTFQDAIDYLKNL, encoded by the coding sequence ATGAATGCTAAAGAAAAAAAGAGTCGCAAGGGTTTGCTTGTTGCACTGATCATAATTATTCTTGCAGGAATTTTTGTCCCTATTCCTTATTATATAGAAGGACCGGGTTCGGCAGTTCAGCTGAACGAATTGGTAGAAGTTGACAACAAAAAAGATCCAGAAGACGGTCATTTTATGTTAACGACCGTTGCGGTTCGAAGAGCGACTCCTTTTACGTATTTTATGAAATATTTGCCTTTTCATGAAGGGCTTACCACAGAAGAACTGTTTGGCACAAATACTTCTGATGCAGAATATACTAACCTACAGAATTACTATATGACTAGCTCAATCAATTCGGCAATCGAACAAGCTTATGAGGCTGCTGGAGAAGAGTATCAGTTGACGTATAATGGCGTTTATATTATGTCCATTTTGGAAGGGTCCGACTTTGAAGGCAAGTTAGAGATTGGAGACACCATTCTTTCACTTGATGGACAATCTTTTGATAGTTCAGCTGAATTTATTGAATACGTTCAACAACAAAAAGTTGGTCAAGTCATTGAAGTAACATATGAACGAAATGGCGAACAACAAACGATTTCTGGAAAATTAATGGAAATGGAAGAAACTAAAAAAGCTGGTCTAGGAATTTCTTTAGTCGATAATACTTCAATTGAAACAGATATTCCAGTATCTATCGATGCTGGAGAAATTGGAGGACCATCTGCTGGTTTTATGTTTGCTTTACAAATTTATACGCAGTTAATTGATGAGGATTTGCGAAAAGGGAATGAAATTGCTGGTACTGGAACGATGCAACCAGATGGCACAATTGGTCGTATTGGCGGAATTGATAAGAAAGTTGTTGCAGCCAGCGAAGAAGGAGCGACAATCTTTTTTGCTCCGGATGATACGATTGATCCAGTCATACAAGAAAATTATCCTGAAATGAAATCTAATTACCAAGAAGCACTTGATGCAGCAAAAGAAATTGATACCGATATGAAAATTGTACCTGTAAAAACATTTCAAGATGCCATCGATTATTTGAAAAATCTATAA
- a CDS encoding tryptophan-rich sensory protein: protein MTIGKQFVLYLAFVIMIVVNALANILPINGYQTGELSDMYDVFFTPAGFIFSIWGVIYFALLLWLLSFSFKKQTLSPAQFWGFLLTCLFNTSWILVWHFLLDGIAFIVIFLLLLSLVFLYQAQKKANDSKWYLLPISLYLGWIIVATITNFSYWLVASIGIDASLQTIVTYVLLSLATILGLGIAYFLKDWAIILVFIWAMYGIFTKNLPDHRSIAIFTAGLMVILIIGSIVSFLINRKTTVKNPYHF, encoded by the coding sequence ATGACTATAGGAAAACAGTTTGTTCTATATTTAGCCTTTGTAATAATGATTGTTGTGAACGCTTTAGCCAATATTCTTCCAATAAATGGTTATCAAACTGGAGAACTTTCTGACATGTATGATGTATTTTTTACTCCAGCTGGTTTTATTTTTAGTATTTGGGGAGTCATCTATTTTGCACTATTATTATGGTTGTTAAGTTTTAGTTTTAAGAAACAGACGCTAAGTCCCGCCCAATTCTGGGGATTTTTACTAACTTGTTTGTTTAATACATCATGGATTTTAGTTTGGCATTTTCTCTTGGACGGAATTGCATTTATTGTTATTTTTTTACTGCTTCTCTCACTTGTATTTTTATACCAAGCTCAAAAGAAAGCTAATGATTCTAAATGGTACCTCCTTCCTATTTCACTTTACTTAGGTTGGATCATTGTTGCTACCATTACAAATTTCAGTTATTGGTTAGTTGCTAGTATCGGCATCGATGCAAGTCTACAAACAATAGTCACTTATGTACTCTTATCACTAGCGACTATTTTAGGTCTAGGGATTGCTTATTTTTTAAAAGATTGGGCTATTATCCTGGTCTTTATATGGGCAATGTACGGGATATTCACAAAGAACTTACCTGACCATCGCTCAATAGCTATTTTCACAGCCGGGTTAATGGTTATTCTTATAATTGGAAGTATCGTTTCATTCTTGATTAATCGAAAAACAACCGTAAAAAATCCTTATCACTTTTAA